In one window of Arthrobacter pascens DNA:
- a CDS encoding threonine aldolase family protein translates to MTTAINTAGALADLSAVRLHDAAVRGFASDNYSGVHPEVLAALAAANGGHQVSYGEDDYTARLQQLMEEHFGSGIECFPVFNGTGANVLSLQSLLPRWGAVVCASTAHINMDENGAPERIGGIKLLSVPTPDGKLTPDLIDREAWGWGDEHRAQPLAVSITQTTELGTCYTPEEVRAIADHVHAKGMKLHMDGARLANAAAHLQVPLRAFTRDAGVDILSFGGTKNGLLFGEVVVALNPEAASGLVYLRKMNMQLASKMRFLSAQFIALLEGGLWLRSASHANAMATRLRAAVDTIDGVEPTQKTESNGVFAVLPKGVADRLRESFRFYDWDEAAREVRWMCSFDTSEDDIDAFVAAIRREMAAHHAAKTAS, encoded by the coding sequence ATGACAACCGCAATAAACACAGCCGGAGCACTTGCCGATCTCTCCGCGGTCCGGCTCCATGACGCAGCCGTCCGGGGGTTCGCCTCGGACAACTACTCCGGCGTCCACCCTGAGGTCCTGGCGGCACTGGCGGCAGCGAACGGGGGCCACCAGGTCTCTTACGGCGAGGACGACTACACCGCACGCCTCCAGCAACTGATGGAGGAACACTTCGGATCAGGCATCGAGTGCTTCCCGGTGTTCAACGGGACGGGCGCCAACGTCCTGTCCCTGCAGTCCCTGCTTCCGCGCTGGGGTGCCGTGGTGTGTGCGTCCACTGCCCACATCAACATGGACGAGAACGGCGCCCCCGAGCGGATCGGCGGAATCAAGCTCCTCAGCGTCCCCACGCCTGACGGCAAACTGACACCCGACCTCATTGACCGCGAGGCGTGGGGATGGGGTGATGAGCACCGCGCCCAGCCATTGGCCGTCTCGATTACCCAGACCACCGAACTGGGCACGTGCTACACGCCTGAGGAGGTGCGCGCCATTGCGGACCATGTCCATGCCAAGGGCATGAAGCTCCACATGGACGGTGCCCGGCTGGCCAATGCCGCGGCGCACCTGCAAGTGCCGCTGAGGGCTTTCACGCGCGACGCCGGTGTGGACATCCTGTCCTTCGGCGGCACCAAGAACGGACTGCTTTTCGGCGAAGTGGTTGTGGCTCTCAACCCCGAAGCGGCCTCCGGCCTGGTGTACCTGCGGAAGATGAACATGCAGCTCGCTTCCAAGATGCGGTTTCTTTCAGCCCAGTTCATCGCGCTGCTGGAGGGCGGCCTGTGGCTCCGTTCGGCGTCCCACGCCAACGCCATGGCCACCCGACTCCGCGCGGCCGTGGACACGATCGACGGCGTGGAGCCCACGCAGAAGACGGAATCCAACGGCGTGTTTGCCGTCCTCCCCAAGGGCGTGGCAGACAGGCTGCGGGAGTCCTTCCGCTTCTACGACTGGGATGAGGCGGCGCGGGAAGTCCGCTGGATGTGTTCCTTCGACACGAGTGAGGACGATATTGATGCTTTTGTTGCCGCGATCCGCCGGGAGATGGCTGCCCACCATGCAGCCAAAACGGCCAGTTAG
- the ybaK gene encoding Cys-tRNA(Pro) deacylase, whose amino-acid sequence MGRKSSSQGTPATAALAAAGVPFVLHPYVHDPSAASYGAEAAEALGIDPEKVFKTLMVEVEGRLAVGVVPVSGSLDLKAFAAALGAKKASMADPAVAERRTGYVLGGISPLGQRQTSPTVIDGSALALETMLVSGGKRGLDIEVAPADLLRLTDGITAPIGTPK is encoded by the coding sequence GTGGGACGCAAAAGCAGTTCACAGGGAACACCGGCAACAGCGGCGCTGGCCGCGGCCGGTGTTCCTTTTGTGCTGCATCCGTACGTCCATGACCCCTCCGCGGCCAGCTACGGAGCCGAAGCCGCTGAAGCCCTGGGAATTGACCCGGAAAAGGTCTTCAAGACCCTGATGGTGGAAGTGGAGGGGCGGCTGGCAGTGGGCGTGGTGCCGGTGAGTGGAAGCCTTGACCTGAAAGCATTCGCTGCTGCCTTGGGCGCCAAGAAGGCATCCATGGCCGACCCGGCAGTTGCTGAACGGCGTACCGGCTACGTCCTTGGCGGGATCTCCCCGCTGGGCCAGCGCCAAACCTCCCCCACCGTGATAGACGGCAGCGCCCTCGCGCTGGAGACCATGCTGGTTTCAGGCGGAAAGCGCGGGTTGGACATCGAGGTGGCGCCGGCAGACCTGCTGCGGCTGACCGACGGCATCACAGCCCCCATCGGGACGCCTAAGTAG
- the def gene encoding peptide deformylase: MAILNIRIIGDPVLRTVADPVTEFGPELAKLVADMTETMEDVDGAGLAAPQIGVSQRVFTYRIGGVEGHIINPVLENSEDYQPDLVEGCLSIPGLGFPVRRFRATRATGVDVNGQPVSVEAEGLLARCFQHETDHLDGILFTDRLEGEDRKTALRSIRNGRYDAVAERTTAKRAKTVGSSFGGTSFGSPGGTAT, translated from the coding sequence ATGGCCATTCTGAATATCCGCATCATCGGGGATCCTGTGCTCCGCACAGTTGCCGATCCCGTGACGGAATTCGGGCCGGAGCTGGCCAAGCTCGTCGCAGACATGACCGAAACCATGGAGGATGTGGACGGTGCCGGCCTGGCCGCCCCCCAGATTGGCGTCAGCCAGCGGGTCTTTACCTACCGGATCGGCGGCGTCGAAGGCCACATCATCAACCCGGTCCTGGAAAACAGCGAGGACTACCAGCCTGACCTGGTTGAGGGCTGCCTTTCCATCCCGGGGCTCGGGTTTCCGGTCCGCCGCTTCCGCGCCACGCGCGCTACCGGTGTCGACGTGAACGGCCAGCCGGTGTCCGTGGAGGCCGAAGGGCTGCTGGCGCGCTGTTTCCAGCACGAGACGGACCACCTGGACGGCATCCTGTTCACGGACCGGCTGGAGGGTGAGGACCGGAAGACAGCCTTGCGGTCCATCCGCAACGGCCGCTATGACGCCGTCGCTGAACGCACGACGGCGAAACGCGCCAAAACGGTCGGCTCCAGTTTTGGTGGAACGAGCTTTGGTTCCCCGGGCGGAACCGCCACATGA
- a CDS encoding DUF3000 domain-containing protein, protein MNALAQVPPEFLHALGTLRKARCRGELHLAEIPAPARLAPYAVALGAEVMAPGPGSAPTPVHGPAAMALAAASGTDDDGDTELATGRFILLHDPDGSAVWDGEFRIVTYIRAQLEPEMGNDEMLGTVAWTWLVEALENHKAPYRAAGGTATRVLSESFGTLADRPASIDIELRASWTPASSDVTAHLEAWSDMVCTFAGLPPLPDGVSALPRRRN, encoded by the coding sequence GTGAACGCACTCGCCCAGGTTCCCCCGGAGTTTCTGCACGCTTTGGGAACCCTCAGGAAAGCCCGGTGCCGCGGTGAACTGCACCTGGCGGAAATTCCGGCTCCGGCACGGCTGGCGCCGTACGCGGTGGCGCTCGGTGCCGAAGTCATGGCGCCCGGCCCCGGCAGTGCGCCCACTCCAGTTCACGGCCCGGCAGCCATGGCGCTTGCCGCTGCCTCCGGAACAGACGACGACGGCGACACCGAGCTGGCCACGGGCCGTTTCATCCTGCTCCATGATCCAGACGGTTCCGCCGTCTGGGACGGCGAGTTCCGCATCGTGACCTATATCCGTGCGCAGCTGGAACCGGAAATGGGCAACGACGAAATGCTCGGCACGGTGGCATGGACGTGGCTCGTGGAGGCGCTCGAGAACCACAAGGCCCCCTACCGGGCGGCGGGCGGCACGGCCACGAGGGTCCTCTCCGAGAGCTTCGGAACCCTGGCCGACAGGCCGGCGTCGATCGACATCGAACTGCGCGCCTCCTGGACGCCCGCGTCGTCGGATGTCACAGCACATCTGGAAGCGTGGTCGGACATGGTGTGTACGTTCGCCGGGCTCCCTCCGCTTCCCGACGGCGTGTCCGCCCTTCCGCGCCGCCGGAACTAA
- a CDS encoding sulfurtransferase has translation MSYPIEQNEKFAAYARPERLVSTEWLAAALESGAVADGKLVVVESDEDVLLYETGHIPGSVKIDWHTDLNDEVTRDYIDGRAFAALAASKGISRDSTVVIYGDKSNWWAAYALWVFTLFGHEDVRLLDGGRDKWIAEGRELTTETSTPAAGEYPVVERNDTPIRAFKEDVLAHLGKPLIDVRSPEEYTGQRTHMPAYPEEGALRGGHIPTAASIPWARAAAADGTYRSREDLEALYLGEAGLTEGDDVVAYCRIGERSSHTWFALKYLLGFDSVRNYDGSWTEWGNAVRVPIVKGAERGTVPSAN, from the coding sequence ATGTCCTACCCGATTGAACAGAACGAGAAATTCGCCGCCTACGCCCGCCCTGAGCGGCTGGTTTCCACCGAATGGCTCGCCGCAGCCCTTGAAAGCGGCGCGGTGGCTGACGGAAAACTCGTGGTGGTCGAGTCCGATGAGGACGTCCTGCTGTACGAGACGGGCCACATTCCCGGATCCGTCAAGATCGACTGGCACACCGACCTTAACGATGAGGTTACCCGCGATTACATTGACGGGCGCGCCTTTGCCGCCCTCGCTGCGTCCAAGGGCATTTCCCGCGACAGCACCGTGGTCATCTATGGCGACAAGTCCAACTGGTGGGCCGCCTACGCACTCTGGGTTTTCACACTTTTCGGGCACGAGGATGTCCGCCTTCTCGACGGCGGCCGGGACAAATGGATCGCCGAGGGCCGCGAACTGACCACGGAGACCTCCACCCCGGCGGCTGGCGAGTACCCGGTAGTGGAACGCAATGACACGCCCATCCGCGCCTTCAAGGAAGACGTGCTGGCCCACCTGGGCAAGCCGCTCATCGATGTCCGCTCCCCTGAGGAGTACACCGGCCAGCGCACCCACATGCCTGCCTACCCGGAAGAAGGCGCCCTCCGCGGCGGCCACATTCCGACGGCGGCTTCCATCCCCTGGGCACGCGCTGCCGCCGCGGATGGAACGTACCGCAGCCGCGAGGATCTGGAAGCCCTCTACCTTGGCGAAGCGGGCCTCACCGAAGGCGACGATGTTGTGGCTTACTGCCGTATCGGTGAGCGTTCCAGCCACACCTGGTTTGCGCTCAAGTACCTTCTGGGCTTTGACAGCGTCCGCAACTATGACGGTTCCTGGACCGAGTGGGGCAACGCCGTGCGCGTCCCCATCGTGAAGGGCGCGGAGCGCGGAACGGTCCCTTCAGCCAACTAG
- the zapE gene encoding cell division protein ZapE, translating into MVQIEQLAARTPAVSVDELLKGFYPSPRFGKVSFASYRPDPKQPSQSAAVKALEGFAGGVGASDGAGLFKRLFAKKDTSRAGMYLDGGFGVGKTHLLASLWHAAPGPKAFGTFVEYTNLVGALSFRKTVEALSNYKLVCIDEFELDDPGDTVLMSRLMRELADAGVKLAATSNTLPGSLGDGRFAAVDFQREIQVLADQFDVIRIDGEDFRHRGLPAAPAPLKNSQLAAQMKAEFDGHTVAQDEFSTLIGHLAGVHPSRYRKLIEGIDGVVWRNVETITEQAVALRFVVLADRLYDKDVPILASGVPFDQLFTDEMMHGGYSKKYYRAVSRLTALAREGQNHEPS; encoded by the coding sequence TTGGTACAGATCGAACAGCTTGCCGCCCGCACTCCGGCAGTTTCGGTGGACGAGCTCCTCAAGGGTTTCTACCCGTCGCCGAGGTTCGGCAAGGTCTCCTTTGCCAGCTACCGGCCGGACCCTAAACAGCCCAGTCAGTCGGCTGCCGTGAAAGCACTGGAGGGTTTTGCCGGGGGAGTGGGCGCCAGTGACGGAGCCGGCCTGTTCAAGAGGCTCTTTGCCAAGAAGGACACCTCCCGGGCAGGCATGTACCTTGACGGCGGGTTCGGCGTCGGCAAGACCCACCTGCTGGCCTCGCTCTGGCACGCGGCCCCGGGCCCCAAGGCCTTCGGCACGTTTGTTGAATACACCAACCTGGTGGGAGCGTTATCCTTCCGCAAAACAGTGGAAGCCCTCAGCAACTACAAGCTGGTATGCATTGACGAGTTTGAGCTGGATGATCCCGGCGATACGGTGCTGATGTCCAGGCTCATGCGGGAACTGGCCGACGCCGGAGTCAAGCTGGCCGCCACGTCCAACACCCTGCCCGGCTCGCTGGGCGACGGACGCTTTGCCGCCGTCGATTTCCAGCGGGAGATCCAGGTGCTGGCGGACCAGTTCGACGTCATCAGGATTGACGGTGAGGACTTCCGCCACCGCGGGCTTCCCGCCGCTCCGGCTCCGCTCAAGAACAGCCAGCTGGCAGCCCAGATGAAGGCCGAGTTCGACGGCCACACGGTGGCGCAGGACGAATTCAGTACATTGATCGGCCACCTGGCGGGCGTGCACCCCAGCCGCTATCGCAAGCTCATTGAAGGCATCGACGGTGTGGTGTGGCGCAACGTCGAAACAATCACCGAACAGGCCGTGGCGCTGCGTTTCGTGGTGCTCGCTGACCGGCTCTACGACAAGGACGTTCCGATCCTGGCCAGCGGAGTCCCGTTCGACCAGCTCTTCACCGACGAAATGATGCACGGCGGTTACTCGAAGAAGTACTACCGGGCAGTTTCGCGGCTTACCGCGCTGGCCCGGGAGGGCCAGAACCACGAACCCTCGTAG
- a CDS encoding SufE family protein: MTTHALPAALAEIVDDFQALTEPERLQLLLEFSRELPELPDRLKNHPELLEQVVECQSPLFLTIEMEKDEAGAADTVRLFFKAPPEAPTTRGFAGVLLEGLDGLTAEEILAVPDDMPELLGLTRAITPLRMRGMTAMLGRIKRKVAANARLRSKTAAP; encoded by the coding sequence ATGACTACACATGCCCTGCCCGCCGCCTTGGCGGAAATCGTCGATGACTTCCAGGCCCTGACCGAACCGGAGCGGCTTCAGCTGCTGCTGGAGTTCTCGCGCGAACTGCCGGAACTGCCTGACAGGCTGAAGAACCACCCCGAGCTCCTGGAGCAGGTGGTGGAATGCCAGTCGCCGCTGTTCCTGACCATCGAGATGGAAAAGGACGAGGCCGGAGCGGCTGACACCGTACGGCTGTTTTTCAAAGCTCCCCCGGAAGCCCCCACGACCCGCGGCTTCGCGGGAGTCCTCCTCGAGGGGCTCGACGGGCTGACCGCCGAGGAGATCCTGGCGGTCCCTGATGACATGCCGGAACTGCTGGGCCTGACCCGCGCCATCACTCCTTTGCGGATGCGGGGCATGACGGCCATGCTGGGGCGGATCAAGCGTAAGGTTGCCGCCAACGCGCGGCTTCGGTCCAAAACAGCTGCACCCTAA
- a CDS encoding SDR family NAD(P)-dependent oxidoreductase encodes MDGIPVLNVLVTGGSGESGIAVAGALREAGFRIFTVGSDQSRIEAAAARTGEGVTPLVCDLASLADVRALRDSLAGSGTTIDAVIHLVGGWRGAKGIPDQSDSDWEFLERGAITTLRNVSRVFYTDLADSVCGRFAMVSSTAVGKPTAAAASYAAAKAAAEAWTMAMAEGFSRTESSAAVVLVVKALVDETMRKRHPERTFPGATDVRDLAAAVVGLFSSPAAGLNGERLLLTP; translated from the coding sequence ATGGACGGCATCCCGGTCCTGAACGTCCTGGTCACCGGGGGCAGCGGAGAGTCGGGAATTGCTGTGGCAGGGGCCCTCCGGGAAGCAGGGTTCCGGATCTTCACTGTGGGCTCGGACCAGTCCCGCATCGAGGCGGCGGCCGCACGGACCGGCGAGGGCGTCACTCCCCTCGTCTGCGACCTCGCCAGCCTTGCCGATGTCCGGGCCCTCAGGGACAGCCTTGCCGGCAGCGGCACCACCATCGATGCGGTCATCCACCTGGTGGGAGGCTGGCGCGGAGCAAAGGGAATCCCTGACCAGAGCGACTCCGACTGGGAGTTCCTGGAGCGGGGAGCCATCACCACCCTGCGGAACGTGTCCCGAGTGTTCTACACGGACCTTGCCGATTCCGTTTGCGGGAGATTTGCCATGGTCTCCTCGACGGCAGTGGGAAAACCCACCGCCGCGGCGGCCAGCTACGCGGCGGCGAAGGCCGCAGCCGAGGCATGGACCATGGCAATGGCTGAAGGCTTCAGCCGCACCGAGTCCAGCGCCGCCGTCGTACTCGTGGTGAAGGCGCTTGTGGATGAGACGATGCGGAAGCGGCACCCGGAACGGACTTTTCCGGGCGCCACCGACGTCCGGGACCTGGCCGCCGCCGTCGTCGGCCTGTTCAGCAGTCCGGCAGCCGGGCTGAACGGCGAGCGCCTGCTGCTGACCCCCTGA
- a CDS encoding alpha/beta hydrolase family protein yields MSSFPRTATPPAASPPLPGTGMSMRAKWAIGSVIGGGALAGLLATGSSALALYFARRVITPARQRISNQEVLAVIRDGARQQVILAANEDTTVEGVYGLFFDGGKGHARIGRIVSYAPAERTVLREVEAVYSGDLSTAHRGWWSGAVYPDPAAVGLPAEDVLIEVDGGQAPAWLVRAGGQSRTWAVMVHGRGASRQEALRAVGPALELGLTSLLVSYRNDGLAPSADDGRYGLGSTEWRDVEAAITYALANGAEEIVLFGWSMGGAICLQTADLSRYRQLIRAMVLDAPVINWVNVLAHHAELNRIPSLVGRYGQLMLGHPLGRRLTGLAAPVDLKAMDWVSRAVELRTPTLILHSVDDEYVPYGPSATLAERNPEMVTFETFHHARHTKEWNVDPARWERLVKAWLRQQLVPRINPGQSYPGKAAT; encoded by the coding sequence ATGTCATCTTTTCCGCGAACCGCAACGCCCCCGGCGGCAAGCCCGCCCCTTCCGGGCACCGGGATGTCGATGCGCGCGAAGTGGGCCATCGGCAGTGTCATAGGCGGTGGCGCCCTGGCCGGCCTGCTTGCCACAGGTTCCTCAGCCCTGGCCCTGTACTTTGCCCGCCGCGTCATCACTCCCGCCCGGCAGCGGATATCGAACCAGGAAGTGCTGGCCGTGATCCGGGACGGCGCCCGCCAGCAGGTCATTCTGGCTGCAAACGAGGACACCACCGTCGAGGGCGTTTACGGCCTCTTCTTTGACGGCGGCAAAGGGCACGCCAGGATCGGACGGATCGTCTCCTATGCTCCGGCCGAACGCACGGTCCTCCGCGAAGTGGAGGCCGTCTACAGCGGTGACCTCAGCACCGCCCACCGTGGCTGGTGGAGCGGCGCGGTCTACCCCGACCCGGCCGCCGTCGGCCTCCCGGCAGAGGACGTCCTGATCGAGGTCGACGGCGGCCAGGCACCTGCCTGGCTGGTACGGGCGGGCGGACAATCCCGAACCTGGGCTGTGATGGTCCACGGCCGCGGAGCCAGCCGCCAGGAGGCGTTGAGGGCTGTGGGTCCGGCGCTTGAACTCGGGCTGACCAGCCTCCTGGTCTCCTACCGCAACGACGGGCTGGCACCGTCGGCGGACGACGGCCGTTACGGGCTCGGGTCGACCGAGTGGCGTGACGTGGAAGCAGCCATCACCTATGCGCTGGCTAACGGTGCGGAGGAAATTGTCCTCTTCGGCTGGTCCATGGGAGGCGCCATCTGCCTGCAGACAGCGGACCTGTCACGCTACCGCCAGCTGATCCGGGCCATGGTCCTGGACGCCCCCGTCATCAACTGGGTGAACGTGCTGGCCCATCACGCGGAGCTGAACAGGATCCCGTCCCTGGTGGGAAGGTACGGCCAGTTGATGCTGGGCCACCCTCTGGGCCGCAGGCTCACGGGTCTGGCAGCACCCGTGGACCTGAAAGCCATGGACTGGGTCTCTCGGGCTGTGGAACTCCGGACCCCCACCCTGATCCTGCACAGCGTTGACGACGAATATGTGCCCTATGGCCCGTCAGCGACCCTCGCCGAGCGGAACCCGGAAATGGTGACCTTCGAAACCTTCCATCACGCCCGGCACACGAAGGAATGGAATGTGGATCCTGCGCGCTGGGAGCGGCTGGTCAAGGCATGGCTCCGCCAACAACTGGTACCCCGGATCAATCCGGGTCAGTCCTACCCCGGAAAGGCTGCTACTTAG
- the msrB gene encoding peptide-methionine (R)-S-oxide reductase MsrB: MSIFGNNIFGNKAAGSIPAVGNADRPEAEKQKSDAEWRQELTPEEYHVLREAGTERPFTGEYWDTHTAGVYQCRACGAELFTSNEKFDSHCGWPSFWAPLAEGTVRYIHDRTLGMERVEVRCANCDSHLGHVFDGEGYGTPTDQRYCINSVSLRLVPREVEEDSATAS, translated from the coding sequence ATGAGCATCTTTGGAAACAACATTTTCGGCAACAAGGCCGCCGGGTCCATTCCTGCAGTGGGGAACGCGGACCGTCCGGAGGCCGAAAAGCAGAAATCGGATGCCGAGTGGCGGCAGGAACTGACGCCAGAGGAATACCATGTGCTCCGCGAGGCCGGCACCGAGCGCCCCTTCACCGGCGAGTACTGGGACACCCACACGGCCGGCGTCTACCAATGCCGGGCCTGCGGCGCTGAGCTGTTCACCAGCAACGAAAAGTTCGATTCGCATTGCGGCTGGCCGTCCTTCTGGGCACCGCTCGCCGAGGGGACCGTGCGCTACATCCACGACCGGACCCTTGGAATGGAAAGAGTGGAGGTCCGGTGTGCAAATTGCGACTCGCACCTGGGCCACGTCTTTGACGGCGAAGGCTATGGAACCCCCACTGACCAGCGGTACTGCATTAACTCGGTTTCGCTCAGGCTGGTTCCCCGCGAGGTTGAGGAAGACTCCGCAACGGCTTCCTGA
- a CDS encoding cytochrome, giving the protein MTDPLLAHATEYGRMYARSTSEQFSVPSITTVIGQQPHGLDGWFGYMGASSLAKDPLLADCLGSPAKIRQAVNRAAKAAETYRDEAAKRGDRVHNYCEQVALRALGRPHTMKETREALAANGEEAFAVRFDEWWELFGVEPIAPEITVWNKSVGYAGTLDLVARINGRICLIDYKTKGTTRDGTVKPLDDKVVMQLVAGMKAEESLVDAVAGEWESWKYGESPVLLAVAIGETEVRPVRANPEVLKHHWWKFCALRRVWELSADTISAGSALLPIAPPASAQVRTA; this is encoded by the coding sequence ATGACTGATCCACTTCTCGCCCACGCCACGGAGTACGGCCGCATGTATGCGCGCTCCACGTCCGAGCAGTTCTCCGTTCCTTCGATCACCACCGTCATCGGCCAGCAGCCGCACGGGCTGGACGGTTGGTTCGGGTACATGGGCGCCAGCAGCCTGGCAAAGGATCCCCTGCTCGCAGACTGCCTGGGCAGTCCTGCCAAGATCCGGCAGGCCGTCAACCGCGCGGCCAAGGCGGCCGAGACGTACCGCGATGAGGCCGCCAAGCGTGGCGACCGCGTCCATAACTACTGCGAACAGGTTGCGCTCCGCGCGCTGGGCCGCCCCCACACCATGAAGGAAACCCGTGAGGCCCTGGCGGCCAACGGGGAGGAGGCCTTCGCCGTCCGGTTTGATGAATGGTGGGAGCTGTTCGGGGTGGAGCCCATCGCCCCGGAGATCACCGTCTGGAACAAGTCCGTTGGCTACGCCGGGACCCTGGATTTAGTGGCGCGCATCAACGGGCGGATCTGCCTCATCGACTACAAGACCAAGGGCACCACCCGGGACGGCACCGTGAAACCGCTCGATGACAAGGTGGTCATGCAACTGGTCGCCGGCATGAAGGCGGAAGAAAGCCTCGTGGACGCCGTCGCGGGTGAGTGGGAATCCTGGAAGTACGGGGAGAGCCCGGTTCTGCTGGCGGTGGCCATCGGGGAGACCGAGGTCCGTCCCGTCCGCGCCAACCCCGAAGTCCTCAAACACCACTGGTGGAAATTCTGTGCACTGCGGCGGGTCTGGGAACTCTCGGCAGACACCATCAGCGCAGGCTCGGCCCTGCTTCCCATCGCTCCGCCGGCATCCGCGCAGGTCCGGACCGCGTAG
- a CDS encoding antitoxin — protein MGLIGDLKGKAQGLIHGNEQAIKDGISKAGDFVDSKTGGKYAGHVDKIQDGASKFVDQNDGTPGEAPASEQAPPVNPVPPVDKAP, from the coding sequence GTGGGACTAATTGGCGATCTTAAGGGCAAGGCTCAGGGTCTTATCCATGGCAACGAGCAAGCCATCAAGGACGGCATCAGCAAGGCCGGCGATTTCGTCGACTCGAAGACAGGCGGCAAATACGCCGGTCACGTGGACAAAATCCAGGATGGCGCTTCCAAGTTCGTTGACCAAAACGACGGAACACCAGGTGAGGCACCTGCCAGCGAGCAGGCTCCGCCGGTCAACCCGGTACCACCTGTTGACAAGGCTCCGTAA
- a CDS encoding DUF6421 family protein, protein MTETILSAPTRISAEHPYWIRLKAAATALQALQVQDGSVPGATDQAEAAVQVQAIVESLGGLAPLFPHDEVYLAAVAGDFAAWAERGFGIPDFLSSLVAFQPQQQRQDGLQHVVIFPMYTQNGSSSRLVEAVLIEVIWPDFIAGLEAGEYSNKLFVPIRFLDFTPGYNTNSAVLFPETVSVRETPSFTWGAIFADREAARFRRVLRAAAEITALELPAGAAELLENQELTEATFVMWDLIHDRTHMRGDLPFDPFMIKQRMPFFLYSLEELRCDLTAFRESVRIEKDDDAEPEARRHAGLVQYAIIFDRIFRFSITGSRVRNYDGLGGQLLFAWLHQHRVLHWTDSRLSIDWEHVAEAVIALGASIDELYWRSIDRPKTAHWLAAYQLISATVTPHPASAWAKGAEALPLSGPPRGLTDRVLDDEFPLSMFFEALEKKMRPVIESTAGITGRSAL, encoded by the coding sequence ATGACCGAGACCATACTTAGTGCCCCTACCAGGATTTCGGCGGAACATCCGTACTGGATCAGGCTGAAGGCTGCCGCAACAGCGCTCCAGGCCCTCCAGGTCCAGGACGGTTCCGTTCCCGGGGCCACCGACCAGGCCGAAGCCGCTGTCCAGGTCCAGGCGATCGTCGAGTCCCTCGGTGGACTGGCTCCGCTCTTCCCGCATGACGAGGTTTATCTTGCGGCAGTGGCAGGCGATTTTGCGGCGTGGGCTGAGCGCGGCTTCGGGATCCCGGATTTCCTGTCCTCGCTCGTGGCATTCCAGCCACAGCAGCAGCGCCAGGACGGGCTGCAGCATGTGGTCATTTTCCCCATGTACACCCAGAACGGCAGCAGCAGCAGGCTCGTGGAAGCTGTTCTGATCGAAGTGATCTGGCCTGATTTCATTGCCGGGCTGGAAGCCGGAGAGTATTCCAACAAACTCTTCGTGCCCATCCGCTTCTTGGATTTCACGCCGGGGTACAACACCAACTCCGCAGTGCTGTTCCCGGAAACGGTGAGCGTCAGGGAAACACCGTCCTTCACATGGGGCGCCATTTTTGCGGACCGCGAGGCGGCCCGCTTCCGCCGGGTTCTGCGTGCGGCAGCGGAGATCACCGCGCTGGAGCTTCCCGCCGGCGCCGCGGAGCTGCTGGAGAACCAGGAACTGACCGAGGCCACGTTTGTGATGTGGGACCTGATCCATGACCGGACCCACATGCGCGGCGACCTGCCGTTCGATCCGTTCATGATCAAGCAGCGGATGCCGTTCTTCCTGTATTCACTGGAGGAACTCCGCTGCGACCTCACCGCCTTCAGGGAGTCCGTCCGGATCGAAAAGGACGACGACGCCGAACCCGAGGCCCGCCGTCACGCCGGGCTGGTCCAGTACGCCATCATTTTTGACCGGATTTTCCGCTTCTCCATCACCGGCAGCCGGGTGCGCAACTACGACGGGCTGGGCGGCCAGCTGCTCTTCGCATGGCTGCACCAGCACCGCGTCCTGCACTGGACCGACAGCCGTCTCAGCATCGACTGGGAGCACGTGGCCGAGGCAGTGATCGCCCTGGGAGCGAGCATTGACGAGCTGTACTGGCGCTCCATCGACCGGCCCAAAACAGCCCACTGGCTCGCCGCCTACCAGCTGATTTCCGCTACCGTCACACCCCACCCGGCATCGGCATGGGCCAAGGGCGCTGAAGCACTGCCGCTCTCCGGTCCTCCCCGCGGCCTGACGGACCGTGTGCTGGACGACGAATTCCCCCTGTCCATGTTCTTTGAGGCTTTGGAGAAGAAAATGCGCCCGGTCATCGAATCCACCGCCGGGATCACCGGCAGGTCAGCACTGTGA